From the Leptospira biflexa serovar Patoc strain 'Patoc 1 (Paris)' genome, one window contains:
- a CDS encoding pirin family protein — MTKSLIGHSKDLGDNFIIRRVLPALEKRSVGPFVFFDHFGPVPVVTGEELVVRAHPHIGLATITFLYDGVITHRDSLAVEMDIRPNETNWMVAGNGIVHSERSKFDPKYEVLEGIQTWIALPKEKEAINPSFQHLSESEIPLWKGNGITFRLLGGKFLGLESKAVVHSPLFYADIDLKMESDPIEWNLSSEEEAGLYIARGAIESEGQSYAMGSMVLFEKGTKVSFKAKQNSRLMLLGGEPLKEKRHLYWNFVATDQSTIEEAKERWAKDEFPKVPGETDRIPLPS; from the coding sequence ATGACAAAATCACTGATCGGACATTCCAAGGACTTAGGAGACAATTTCATCATCCGGCGCGTATTACCAGCGTTAGAGAAACGTTCAGTGGGGCCCTTTGTTTTTTTTGATCATTTTGGTCCAGTACCTGTGGTGACTGGTGAGGAACTGGTTGTCCGAGCACACCCGCATATCGGCCTTGCGACCATTACGTTTTTATACGATGGAGTGATCACACATAGGGATAGTTTGGCAGTGGAGATGGACATTCGCCCCAATGAAACCAATTGGATGGTGGCAGGGAATGGCATCGTTCACAGTGAACGGTCCAAGTTTGACCCCAAATACGAAGTGTTAGAGGGCATCCAAACCTGGATTGCCTTACCAAAAGAAAAAGAGGCGATCAATCCTAGTTTCCAACATTTGTCTGAATCTGAAATACCCCTTTGGAAAGGAAACGGTATCACGTTTCGTTTGTTAGGTGGAAAGTTTTTGGGTTTAGAATCAAAGGCTGTGGTCCACTCTCCTCTTTTTTATGCAGACATTGATTTGAAAATGGAATCTGATCCTATCGAATGGAATCTCTCTTCGGAAGAAGAAGCAGGTCTCTACATCGCAAGGGGTGCCATTGAATCGGAAGGTCAGTCTTATGCGATGGGATCGATGGTTCTTTTTGAAAAAGGAACAAAGGTAAGTTTTAAAGCCAAACAAAACAGCCGTTTGATGTTACTTGGTGGGGAACCACTCAAAGAAAAACGTCATTTGTATTGGAACTTTGTTGCAACAGACCAATCCACAATTGAAGAGGCAAAAGAGAGATGGGCAAAGGATGAATTTCCAAAAGTACCTGGGGAAACCGATCGAATCCCATTGCCAAGTTAA
- a CDS encoding family 43 glycosylhydrolase — protein sequence MYQKMESAGKKKKSIVRNAMRPFIFFEDGTYYLYYERYKFLHVLMSWFPYRKWKSHIEVKTSKDLVHWSAPKTVIVPKFPFHKDPNFGESVSNPCLLKFGDKYRMYFSSSLVMIPDCGFCEPKYITVAESSSPLGPFSYFSEPILSPSDMDPFCNLGAGSIKVIPWKGRYLGFQNGIFWNPVRKESCSAILFLQSEDGIHFDRINQTPILGPTGKGWKASHVYACDVKYSEAENIFIMYFNARDKAHWTKGKEAIGLFVGKVEESKGNTKLESKQKSKSKSKLASQSNRNSSAKSQTKTKSKPSAKKKLTNPKQKKSKSK from the coding sequence ATGTATCAGAAGATGGAATCAGCTGGAAAAAAAAAGAAGTCTATCGTTCGTAATGCGATGCGTCCTTTTATTTTTTTCGAAGATGGAACTTACTACCTATATTATGAAAGGTATAAATTTTTACATGTACTTATGTCTTGGTTTCCTTATCGCAAGTGGAAATCACATATAGAAGTCAAAACAAGTAAAGATCTTGTCCATTGGTCGGCGCCAAAAACTGTCATTGTACCCAAGTTTCCTTTTCACAAAGATCCAAACTTTGGAGAATCGGTGAGTAATCCTTGCCTCTTGAAATTTGGAGACAAGTACCGAATGTACTTTTCTTCGTCTCTTGTGATGATTCCTGACTGTGGTTTTTGTGAACCCAAATACATTACGGTTGCGGAATCAAGTTCTCCCCTCGGTCCTTTTTCTTATTTTTCAGAGCCCATCCTTTCTCCAAGTGATATGGATCCTTTTTGTAATTTGGGAGCCGGTTCCATCAAAGTGATCCCTTGGAAGGGAAGGTATTTAGGATTTCAAAATGGCATTTTTTGGAATCCAGTCAGGAAAGAATCTTGTTCGGCCATTTTATTTTTACAAAGCGAAGATGGGATCCATTTTGATCGCATCAACCAAACCCCCATCCTTGGTCCTACTGGCAAAGGTTGGAAGGCAAGCCATGTGTATGCTTGTGATGTGAAGTATTCGGAAGCAGAGAATATTTTTATTATGTACTTCAATGCCCGTGACAAAGCGCACTGGACAAAGGGCAAAGAAGCCATCGGGCTTTTTGTGGGAAAGGTAGAGGAATCAAAGGGAAATACGAAATTAGAATCGAAACAAAAGTCCAAATCCAAATCGAAGTTAGCTTCTCAATCGAATCGGAATTCGAGTGCCAAGTCTCAAACAAAAACCAAATCGAAGCCATCTGCCAAAAAGAAACTAACAAATCCAAAACAAAAGAAGTCTAAATCCAAATGA
- a CDS encoding SRPBCC family protein — protein sequence MNLGKKIAIGIIGVIAIPLVLAIFLPSTYQVERSIDIGKPANEVFAFIRLLKNQDQYSVWARRDPDMKKIFKGEDGTVGFVSRWESQVKDVGVGEQEIKMINADALEMQTELRFYEPFEGTERSYMKVSSLDPKKSKIIWGFDGSMPYPFNLMLLFMNFEEMIGKDFEDGLFNLKQVLEK from the coding sequence ATGAATCTAGGCAAAAAAATCGCAATCGGAATTATTGGAGTCATTGCCATCCCGCTAGTGTTGGCAATATTTTTACCTTCTACCTACCAGGTAGAACGATCCATTGACATTGGGAAACCAGCAAATGAAGTGTTTGCATTCATACGACTTTTGAAAAACCAAGACCAGTATAGTGTTTGGGCGAGACGTGATCCCGATATGAAAAAAATCTTCAAAGGGGAAGACGGAACCGTGGGGTTTGTTTCGCGTTGGGAAAGCCAAGTGAAAGATGTCGGTGTTGGAGAACAAGAGATCAAAATGATCAATGCTGATGCTTTAGAAATGCAAACCGAACTTAGGTTTTACGAACCTTTCGAAGGAACAGAAAGAAGTTATATGAAAGTATCTTCCCTTGATCCCAAAAAATCCAAAATCATTTGGGGTTTTGATGGATCGATGCCCTATCCATTTAATTTGATGTTACTATTTATGAACTTTGAAGAAATGATTGGTAAAGATTTTGAAGATGGCCTTTTCAATTTAAAACAAGTTTTAGAAAAATAA
- a CDS encoding MFS transporter, producing MYKSIRQWFAPAPAIPQKSEQEIQSLYPKLRFQILESTFIGYTVYYLTRNNFSPVSKEIGEALSYTKSDLGDILAVTAITYGIGKFFMGALSDRSNPRKFMAVGLFLTAILNFSFGFANHYWIHLFLWGANGLVQGMGWPPCGRSLGHWYSVRERGTTFAFWNIAHNIGGGIVGVVASHSAAKFGWQYAFFVPGVIALLGSIYLYLRLVDTPQSEGLPPVEVYRNDYPPEEKEDHEKELTTKELIVEQVLLNKYIWLFAIINFFVYIIRYSLIDWGPTYLKETKGADLLGGGYSTFILEFGGIGSTLLMGWVSDKFDGRRGMVSLLCIIPIFFAFVGILLNPPGNIWIDYLMFGLIGLFIYPPVMLLGVAGMDFTSKKAVGTAAGFIGLFGSLGRTAQGKGLAVLSTHYSWDVALGAILVSTLIAIFLLIFSWNLRPRG from the coding sequence ATGTACAAGTCCATTCGGCAGTGGTTCGCACCTGCTCCTGCGATCCCACAAAAATCAGAACAAGAGATACAATCTCTTTATCCTAAATTAAGATTCCAAATATTAGAATCAACTTTCATTGGTTATACGGTCTATTACCTCACTCGTAACAATTTTTCTCCTGTCTCTAAAGAAATTGGAGAAGCATTGTCCTATACCAAATCTGACTTAGGAGACATTTTAGCTGTCACAGCCATCACGTATGGAATTGGTAAATTTTTTATGGGAGCTTTGTCTGATCGCTCCAATCCTAGAAAATTTATGGCCGTTGGATTATTTCTGACAGCCATTTTGAATTTTTCATTTGGATTTGCGAATCATTATTGGATCCATTTGTTTTTATGGGGTGCCAATGGACTCGTACAAGGGATGGGTTGGCCTCCTTGTGGACGTTCCCTTGGGCATTGGTATTCTGTTCGAGAGAGGGGCACAACGTTTGCCTTTTGGAATATTGCCCATAATATTGGAGGTGGGATTGTGGGAGTAGTCGCTTCCCACTCTGCTGCCAAGTTTGGTTGGCAATATGCTTTTTTTGTCCCAGGTGTCATCGCACTGTTGGGAAGTATCTATTTATACCTTCGGCTCGTAGACACTCCACAATCAGAAGGCCTTCCACCAGTAGAAGTGTATCGAAATGATTATCCTCCAGAAGAAAAAGAAGACCACGAAAAGGAACTCACCACCAAGGAATTGATCGTTGAACAGGTGTTATTAAATAAATACATTTGGTTATTTGCGATTATCAATTTTTTTGTCTACATCATCCGGTACAGTTTGATCGATTGGGGCCCAACCTATTTAAAAGAAACGAAGGGTGCCGATTTACTTGGAGGAGGTTACTCCACTTTCATTTTGGAATTTGGAGGGATTGGATCCACTTTACTTATGGGTTGGGTATCCGATAAATTTGACGGTCGTCGTGGGATGGTGAGTTTACTTTGTATCATTCCTATATTTTTTGCTTTTGTTGGAATTTTACTCAACCCACCCGGGAACATTTGGATCGACTATTTGATGTTTGGTTTGATTGGTTTATTTATTTACCCACCTGTCATGTTGTTAGGTGTAGCAGGAATGGATTTTACATCCAAAAAAGCAGTTGGTACAGCAGCAGGATTTATTGGACTGTTTGGGTCTCTTGGACGAACAGCCCAAGGGAAGGGACTTGCTGTCCTTTCGACACATTACTCTTGGGATGTGGCCCTTGGTGCCATTTTGGTTTCCACTCTGATCGCAATTTTCCTATTGATTTTCAGCTGGAATTTACGCCCCAGGGGTTAA
- a CDS encoding cysteine synthase A, translating into MQTEIRNGFIATIGNTPLIRIRSLSEETGCEILGKAEFLNPGGSVKDRAALYIIEDAEKRGLLKKGGTVVEGTAGNTGIGLTHICNAKGYKSIIVIPETQSKEKIEMLRTLGAEVILVPAVPYVDPGNYVRVSERIAKETPNSLWANQFDNLANRNAHFETTGPEIWNQTQGKIDVWTTSIGTGGTYAGTALYLKSKNPNVKCIVADPYGSGVYSFVKTGTITIEGSSITEGIGQGRITKNMEGMPSDDAIRIHDKQALEILQKVLREDGLFMGGSVGINLAAAFQIAKEIGPGHTIVTVLCDTGTKYQSKLYNPDFLKSKGLL; encoded by the coding sequence ATGCAAACAGAAATTAGAAATGGATTTATTGCGACGATTGGAAATACACCTCTCATCCGCATTCGTTCCTTAAGTGAAGAAACAGGATGTGAAATCCTGGGAAAGGCGGAATTTTTAAACCCTGGTGGTTCTGTCAAAGACCGCGCAGCTCTTTACATCATTGAAGATGCGGAAAAAAGAGGCCTCTTAAAAAAAGGGGGAACCGTTGTGGAAGGGACGGCGGGCAATACAGGAATTGGTCTCACTCATATTTGTAATGCAAAAGGTTACAAATCCATCATTGTCATCCCCGAAACACAATCCAAAGAAAAAATTGAAATGTTACGCACGTTAGGTGCAGAAGTCATCTTAGTACCTGCAGTACCTTATGTTGATCCCGGAAATTATGTGCGTGTTTCGGAACGAATCGCAAAAGAAACACCCAATTCCCTTTGGGCAAACCAATTTGATAACCTTGCCAACAGGAATGCTCACTTTGAAACCACAGGTCCCGAAATTTGGAACCAAACCCAAGGAAAAATTGATGTCTGGACCACTTCGATTGGAACGGGAGGGACATACGCCGGAACCGCTCTTTATCTCAAATCAAAAAATCCAAATGTAAAATGCATTGTGGCAGATCCGTATGGTTCTGGAGTGTATTCATTTGTGAAAACTGGAACGATTACGATCGAAGGATCTTCCATCACAGAAGGGATCGGGCAAGGTCGCATCACAAAAAATATGGAAGGAATGCCTTCTGACGATGCCATTCGCATCCACGACAAACAAGCACTCGAAATCTTACAAAAGGTCCTCCGAGAGGATGGACTCTTTATGGGAGGAAGTGTCGGAATCAATTTGGCAGCCGCCTTCCAAATCGCAAAAGAGATAGGACCTGGACACACCATCGTGACTGTGTTATGTGACACAGGAACCAAATACCAATCCAAACTTTACAATCCTGATTTTTTGAAATCCAAGGGACTTTTGTGA
- a CDS encoding LamG-like jellyroll fold domain-containing protein, protein MEKKVFFDKGIPFLFQKLLLICFILPALGCSIPTINRSFLETFTTFRFLQTNTLSYSVSFQVSGLLGTGLQMENNGDVIDVTTNGSYTFTRKIGPGATYNVKVKTPPSSPIQNCVVSSGQGTVLSGNIEGIQVVCGDALYLISGTAPGLLGNGLQLQNVTGAGTDTINVNSTSFSFPPLPAGETYNFSIISQPTNPSQTCSITSPGVTAGTMTATPITATITCTTNSFVVNAQVIGILGTLSVGNELKLTLDGSNTVNVTADGTFAFPGTYLSGGIFSVTIDNPGGVITTGVCTLVSSSVTVGNAATTFAVNCSNAFLVGGTVSSPGGTTTSVLGGAVTLDLVHTGGSPAFPTQSVTVNPGIGTFTFGSTIPGGVDYQIVVSANPPNQTCTITTGATHSGIVSNMSNAVLDCSLTLPSFSPVTGSVFNDDGTVTISSLIPGSEYRFTLGNGGQADPTCATGTMTTTTVSITDNAQAVIKAIHCKVGWVPSQVVTSSYTLKVATPTPSLATGSFLDSGQAISFTTTTTGGTWICHTSAAGVPTDPDCGFAASTCNTGVIGNYIFPTPGVSENVKARMCKVGFAQSDILSLNYQPNVYTVGGTINLLTTPFGAGTFVLQNNAGDDLTIASNGTFTFNTALPTGTNYSVSILYAPQNPWQTCNISSASGTVTNTPVTSVAITCSVDQYNMSGTVTSSVNLPSGLTITNSIDSINVPAGASSTAITFATPISSGTGYEIQITQEPPGFVCAVQSDVTGTMLGANITNVAVNCVAGHRYGNAIGPKKQAPVQIHYLRGEVATAAGQLGSGASDGLAATSSFNDISGITFDGTKGYIVDSGNHKIRVFNPMTSSVSSLVGNGAAGNTVGSGVSGSFNLPKGITTDGTYLYVTETLGNRIKRILISTGYAETLAGDDSVLSPPNAFADSPDPLVARFASPAGIVIDDNKLYIADRNNSSIRVIKLSNREVTTLVSGGDISFPEGITIIGDYLYATNVGTQNITKTHKVTGATTILCGNSNNGYIDAVGSDASFHLPQGITSDGIFLYIADYGNHRVRRVNSLTAEVITVAGSGNTGLTDGIGAASNIEFPKYISNLGEVIVFGTVHTLRTINSNKLTAFYPLNGSTFNFLNSQFITPVGSPTFANGRFGEVVGAASLSIGNAGSAPSPSSSVNKVTLSSWFLWDGTSPGIGKVIFYHGDFTSNGHGLFIDANQQLAIHRGGFTPTPAHITVIPNQWTHVALTVDSNDVYKVYVNGNLVHQQTKPTNPVAGNLTIGVSSAGTFFFPGRIADIRFYERELNDAEVNDLAKNADSGLVGNSFASRPIPLAAHFPFHGDATSRGPVGGNLSFSGPLAYYATGIDKSTNEAVRIVAGSGDYLLGSEAGLPHGNQPRSICVWVNPERYPNMGDNAPIITYGTPGPGTEFILNMYRASPSGDLKLRFGGLGGGEVYPNYILPLNRWSHICGTFDGNFGWLYVDGVEVGGPTNIGGSVNTTTGTGLYVGRMVSFPSHSFGGKVDEIKIYSKALTAKEVRILSAQIPDGLVARYDFNKDFQDVSGFGNLTTNVGASLVTDKYGNSISALNTNGSTYLNINTTTSSLPKGTQPRTVCVQYKSGALNPGTMLSIGPNVTDRMIALGAGLTNSKGRFKNLMQQNPIM, encoded by the coding sequence ATGGAGAAAAAAGTTTTTTTTGACAAAGGGATACCTTTCCTATTTCAAAAACTCCTCCTAATCTGTTTCATCCTTCCCGCATTAGGTTGTTCCATTCCGACCATCAATCGTTCCTTTCTGGAAACATTTACCACCTTTCGTTTTTTGCAAACAAACACCCTATCTTATTCTGTGAGTTTCCAAGTTTCGGGACTTCTGGGAACAGGACTGCAAATGGAAAACAATGGAGATGTGATCGATGTAACAACAAACGGCTCTTATACGTTCACTAGAAAAATAGGCCCGGGGGCCACTTATAATGTTAAGGTCAAAACCCCACCTTCTTCTCCCATCCAAAACTGCGTCGTCTCATCTGGCCAAGGGACCGTCCTCAGTGGAAACATCGAAGGGATCCAGGTCGTCTGTGGGGATGCCCTTTACCTCATCAGTGGGACAGCGCCAGGACTTTTGGGCAATGGACTCCAATTACAAAATGTAACAGGTGCTGGTACCGATACCATCAATGTGAATAGCACCAGCTTTTCCTTCCCTCCCCTTCCCGCAGGAGAAACATATAACTTTAGTATCATAAGCCAACCCACAAACCCGAGCCAAACCTGTTCCATCACTTCACCTGGAGTGACTGCAGGAACCATGACTGCGACTCCCATCACTGCCACCATCACCTGCACAACCAACTCGTTTGTTGTGAACGCACAAGTGATTGGGATTTTAGGAACACTCAGCGTAGGAAATGAACTCAAACTGACGTTAGATGGCTCGAATACGGTCAATGTAACCGCGGACGGAACCTTTGCCTTTCCTGGAACCTATCTCAGTGGCGGAATCTTTTCCGTAACCATTGATAACCCAGGTGGTGTCATCACAACGGGAGTCTGTACACTCGTATCCAGTTCTGTGACAGTTGGTAATGCAGCCACAACCTTTGCGGTCAATTGTTCCAATGCCTTTTTAGTAGGAGGAACGGTTTCTAGTCCTGGTGGGACCACAACCAGTGTACTGGGAGGAGCCGTCACTTTGGATTTGGTTCATACAGGGGGAAGTCCTGCATTTCCCACCCAGTCTGTGACGGTCAACCCTGGCATAGGAACATTCACGTTTGGGAGTACGATACCTGGAGGTGTGGATTATCAAATTGTAGTTTCGGCAAATCCACCTAACCAAACCTGTACGATCACAACAGGTGCTACTCATTCTGGCATTGTTTCCAATATGTCCAATGCGGTTCTCGATTGTAGTTTGACCTTACCTAGTTTTTCACCCGTGACTGGTTCTGTTTTTAATGATGATGGAACGGTCACAATCTCGAGTTTGATCCCTGGTTCCGAATACCGTTTTACTTTGGGAAATGGTGGGCAAGCAGATCCTACCTGTGCTACCGGAACCATGACTACGACAACGGTTTCCATTACGGACAATGCCCAAGCAGTCATCAAGGCCATTCATTGTAAGGTCGGATGGGTTCCCTCACAAGTGGTCACATCTTCCTATACATTAAAGGTCGCTACACCAACTCCCAGTTTGGCGACTGGTTCTTTTTTGGATTCAGGGCAGGCAATCAGTTTTACCACAACCACGACAGGTGGTACCTGGATTTGTCACACATCAGCTGCTGGTGTTCCAACCGATCCCGATTGTGGTTTTGCAGCGAGTACATGTAATACGGGAGTAATTGGGAATTATATCTTTCCCACTCCAGGTGTATCCGAAAACGTAAAAGCCAGAATGTGTAAGGTAGGTTTTGCACAAAGTGACATACTCAGCCTCAATTACCAACCGAATGTATACACAGTGGGCGGAACCATTAATTTACTCACAACTCCCTTTGGAGCTGGAACCTTTGTTTTGCAAAACAATGCTGGGGATGATCTAACCATCGCAAGTAACGGAACTTTTACCTTTAATACAGCACTTCCCACGGGAACGAACTATTCGGTTTCCATTCTTTATGCGCCACAAAATCCATGGCAAACTTGCAACATATCATCTGCATCTGGTACTGTTACGAATACCCCTGTCACAAGTGTTGCCATCACTTGTTCCGTTGACCAATATAATATGAGTGGAACTGTTACCAGTTCTGTAAATTTGCCGAGTGGTTTAACGATTACCAATAGCATTGATTCTATCAATGTGCCCGCTGGCGCCTCGTCCACTGCCATAACATTCGCAACACCAATTTCCAGTGGAACAGGATACGAAATCCAAATCACACAAGAACCACCTGGATTTGTTTGTGCAGTCCAATCGGATGTAACTGGCACTATGTTAGGTGCCAATATCACAAATGTTGCGGTCAACTGTGTCGCCGGGCATCGATATGGAAATGCCATTGGTCCCAAAAAACAAGCACCTGTCCAAATCCACTACCTTCGTGGAGAAGTGGCAACAGCTGCAGGACAATTGGGAAGTGGTGCAAGTGACGGATTAGCCGCCACATCATCGTTTAACGATATCAGTGGCATTACTTTTGATGGAACGAAAGGTTATATCGTCGACTCAGGAAATCATAAAATCCGAGTGTTTAACCCGATGACGAGTTCTGTTTCCTCCCTAGTGGGGAATGGTGCGGCAGGAAATACTGTTGGGTCTGGAGTGAGTGGGTCATTCAATCTTCCCAAAGGGATTACCACTGATGGAACGTATTTGTATGTTACGGAAACTCTTGGAAATCGAATTAAACGAATTTTGATCAGCACAGGTTATGCGGAAACATTGGCGGGAGACGATTCAGTTCTTTCACCACCTAACGCATTCGCTGATTCGCCAGATCCACTAGTTGCACGTTTTGCTTCCCCTGCGGGGATTGTCATCGATGATAACAAACTTTACATCGCTGATCGAAATAACTCCTCCATTCGTGTGATCAAATTGAGTAACCGAGAAGTCACAACCTTAGTCAGTGGCGGAGATATTAGTTTTCCGGAAGGAATTACCATCATCGGTGATTATCTTTATGCTACGAATGTAGGGACACAAAATATCACTAAAACTCATAAAGTAACAGGTGCAACAACGATTCTTTGTGGAAATTCGAACAATGGGTATATCGATGCGGTTGGTAGCGATGCCTCCTTCCACCTTCCCCAAGGAATCACGTCCGATGGTATTTTTTTATACATAGCGGATTATGGAAACCATCGCGTCCGGAGGGTCAATAGCCTAACTGCAGAAGTGATTACAGTTGCAGGTTCAGGAAACACGGGACTGACTGATGGTATTGGCGCTGCTTCCAATATCGAGTTTCCCAAATACATTTCTAATTTGGGAGAAGTGATTGTATTTGGTACTGTCCATACGTTAAGAACCATAAATTCAAACAAATTGACCGCCTTTTATCCGTTAAATGGATCTACTTTCAATTTTTTAAATAGCCAATTCATCACACCAGTGGGAAGTCCTACATTTGCCAATGGACGATTTGGTGAAGTGGTGGGTGCTGCCAGTCTTTCAATTGGAAACGCAGGCTCAGCACCTTCTCCTAGTTCTTCGGTCAATAAAGTGACATTATCGAGTTGGTTTCTCTGGGATGGGACAAGTCCAGGAATTGGAAAGGTAATTTTTTATCATGGTGATTTCACAAGTAATGGTCATGGACTCTTCATTGATGCCAACCAACAGCTTGCGATTCACCGAGGTGGCTTTACCCCCACTCCCGCCCACATCACTGTGATCCCAAACCAATGGACCCATGTGGCACTCACTGTTGATAGTAACGATGTGTACAAAGTGTACGTAAATGGAAATTTAGTTCACCAACAAACCAAACCAACCAATCCAGTTGCTGGTAATCTCACTATTGGTGTTTCTTCTGCTGGAACATTCTTTTTTCCAGGCCGAATTGCCGATATAAGATTTTATGAAAGGGAATTAAACGACGCGGAAGTCAACGACTTAGCCAAAAATGCTGACAGTGGGCTAGTTGGTAATTCATTTGCTTCGAGACCCATTCCGTTGGCCGCGCATTTTCCCTTCCATGGTGATGCCACTTCCAGAGGTCCCGTGGGAGGCAATCTTTCATTTTCTGGCCCTCTCGCCTACTATGCGACTGGTATTGATAAATCTACGAATGAAGCAGTACGAATTGTTGCTGGTTCAGGTGACTATTTATTAGGTTCTGAAGCTGGCCTTCCTCATGGCAACCAACCACGTAGCATCTGTGTATGGGTGAACCCTGAACGTTATCCAAATATGGGAGACAATGCTCCCATCATTACCTATGGTACCCCTGGTCCAGGTACAGAATTCATTTTAAATATGTACCGCGCATCTCCCTCTGGTGATCTCAAACTTCGGTTTGGTGGTCTTGGCGGAGGCGAAGTGTATCCAAATTACATTCTCCCACTCAATCGATGGTCACATATCTGTGGGACATTTGATGGAAATTTTGGATGGTTGTATGTTGACGGTGTGGAGGTGGGAGGTCCAACAAATATCGGTGGTTCGGTCAACACAACCACAGGAACTGGATTGTATGTAGGTCGAATGGTATCCTTTCCTTCTCATTCCTTTGGTGGGAAAGTAGATGAGATTAAAATTTATTCCAAAGCACTCACAGCAAAAGAAGTGAGAATCCTTTCTGCCCAAATCCCAGATGGATTGGTAGCTCGTTATGATTTTAACAAAGATTTCCAAGATGTGAGTGGATTTGGTAATCTAACTACGAATGTTGGTGCCTCGCTAGTCACAGACAAATATGGGAACTCTATTTCAGCATTGAACACAAATGGAAGTACTTACTTAAACATAAACACGACCACGTCCTCTTTACCAAAAGGTACACAACCTCGCACCGTTTGTGTCCAATACAAATCAGGAGCACTCAACCCAGGAACGATGCTCAGCATCGGACCAAATGTTACGGATCGAATGATTGCGTTAGGTGCAGGACTCACAAATTCCAAGGGTAGGTTCAAGAATCTAATGCAACAAAACCCGATAATGTAA
- a CDS encoding IS30-like element ISLbi2 family transposase translates to MEKYSRISPKERETLSVLIHQGYSQGAIAEMMGRHRSTISRELEKGKISDRYYQYSAIISGYKSRMAASSRKLGKSKLLTNNKLYREFKNRLELKWSPVQISKNLARSFPNEKYMNISHQSIYTFIYLLPRGELKKEINTYLRRKGKKAKPAGIKANIGKIPDMISIEERPKEVADRSVPGHWEGDLLIGNNHSSALGTIVERVTRTVILVPLKAMDAESVRKAFEQELKQFPKQLKLSMTYDQGKEMSEHRLFTKNTKMKVYFCHPASPWERGTCENTNMLIRDFFPKGTDFSKLKKSQIKKVQTLLNQRPRKTLNWNTPEEEIRALVR, encoded by the coding sequence ATGGAAAAATACTCTAGAATTAGTCCGAAGGAAAGGGAAACCTTGTCCGTGTTGATTCATCAAGGATACTCTCAAGGTGCGATTGCAGAAATGATGGGTCGTCACCGATCTACAATTAGTAGAGAATTAGAAAAAGGAAAAATTTCCGATAGATATTATCAATACTCCGCAATTATTTCTGGGTATAAATCAAGAATGGCTGCCTCATCTAGAAAGCTTGGAAAAAGTAAATTATTAACTAACAACAAGTTGTATAGGGAGTTTAAAAATCGTCTTGAACTCAAATGGTCACCAGTACAAATATCAAAAAATCTAGCTCGTTCGTTTCCAAATGAAAAATATATGAATATTTCTCACCAATCAATTTATACCTTTATCTATTTGCTTCCGAGAGGAGAGCTTAAAAAAGAAATCAATACTTACCTTAGAAGAAAAGGCAAAAAAGCTAAACCTGCGGGAATCAAGGCCAATATAGGTAAAATTCCAGATATGATCAGCATTGAAGAACGACCAAAGGAAGTCGCTGATAGGTCTGTTCCAGGTCATTGGGAAGGCGATTTACTCATAGGAAATAACCATTCAAGTGCTCTTGGTACAATTGTAGAAAGAGTTACAAGAACTGTCATACTAGTACCTTTGAAAGCCATGGATGCTGAATCTGTCAGAAAGGCCTTTGAACAAGAGTTAAAACAGTTTCCAAAACAATTAAAACTTTCTATGACTTATGACCAAGGAAAAGAAATGTCAGAACATAGATTATTTACTAAAAATACAAAAATGAAAGTTTATTTCTGTCATCCAGCTTCTCCATGGGAAAGGGGAACATGTGAAAATACTAATATGCTTATCAGAGACTTCTTTCCAAAGGGAACTGACTTTTCAAAACTCAAAAAAAGCCAAATTAAAAAGGTTCAAACTTTACTCAATCAAAGACCTAGAAAAACTTTGAATTGGAATACACCTGAAGAAGAAATACGGGCGCTGGTGCGCTAG